The sequence GTTTTTTGGTTGAATTTATCTTTAAACTCTATTTGGTGGCCACACCAAAAGTGTTTATTGTTCTGTTTTTGTGGCTTGCGTAATGGGTTTTTGTAAAAAAATAATATAACACAATAAAGATATTGACTTTTTCGAAAAGTTGTGTATAAATTTCAGCGGTTGCCGAGATAGCTCAGTCGGTAGAGCAAGGGACTGAAAATCCCTGTGTCCGTGGTTCGATTCCACGTCTCGGCACCATTAAAAGACTTATTATTATGCCGATTCTGACAACTGTTGGAATCGGCTTTTTTTATAGATACGTTATTTATTGCTTTGGGTGTAATTTTATTAGGCTTAGGGATCATAACCATATAGTTTAAATTTTATTAGTCTCGGCTAAAGCGGCAGCAATGCAATAAACCTCTCAAAAAGCCTACTAACTCAACTTATTACTTTAACTATGCCATTTATTTGAAAAAGTCAAAAGAAAATAGATCTAAATATATAGAGGATGCATTATTGCCATACTTTGAGAGCGCAAGAATAGCAGTCAAAGGGGCTTTGTAGGAAAGCAAGTATGAAAGGTATAAATTCTGTAAAAAATCGGGTAAAATTATTTAAGTGGTAGTTGGAAATAGGGGGTGTTTTATGGCCTATACGTTGATAACCGGCGCAACCGATGGTGTAGGATTAAGGGCTACCTTTGAGCTTGCAAGAAGGGGTGAAAACTTAATAATACATGGCAGAGATGAGTTCAAGCTAAAGAAGACAGTTGAAGAATTAAAAAAGATGAATCCATCTGTTGATGTTAAAACTGTTTTGTGTGATTTTTCCGATCTTGTACAGGTAAAAGAGACATTTAGTAAAATAAAAAATGAAAACATAAGGGTTTTAATAAACAATGCAGGTTGTTTTGATTCAAAGGGCATTATAACAAAGGATGGCTTTGGCCTTACTTATCAGGTAAACCATTTATCCCATTTTCTTCTAACTCATATCTTGCTTCAATCTCTGATTAAGAACTCTCCTTCTAAAGTTATTGTTATCTCTTCAATGGCTCATGCATCGAGTGTAGATTTTAAGGCTTTAGAGCAGAAGAGATTTGGTTATTCATATTCAGCATATTCGTGCTCAAAGTTATGCAATATTCTTTTTGCCTTCAAGTTTTCTAAGATGTTAAAAGATAAAGGCGTTTCTGTAAATTGCCTGCATCCTGGTGTAATAAACACCAAGCTTTTAATGGAAGGATGGGGAGCATGTGGGGCTGATATCTCAAAAGCCCATCAGATGTTAATGTATGCTTATGACTTACCCGAAGATATAAATGGCGAATATCTAAAGGATTTTAGTGTCTCTAAAGCTACTGATTTTGCTTATAATGAGAAAAATCAGGATGAATGCTATAGGATTAGCATGAAGCATTTAGAAGCTTACCTCAATCTTACGAATGCGAACCCGTAATGCTCTTGCATTTTAATTTTATTGTTCTGTTTTTCTATTAGAAAAATGGATGATTGCACAGGTATAACCATTCTGCCACCTTCTTTTAATGCGTTCAGGAGTTCTTCTGGAAGCCTTTCTGCTGCTGCTGAGACTAAAATCCTATCGAATTTACTCTTTGTAGGTGGCAACTTATCTGCGTTGTAGATTTCTATATTATTGAAGTCATATTTTCTTAGATTGCTTTTGCAAAACTCTACGAGTTTTTTGTCTATTTCCACTCCTACCACCTTGCCTTTTTTTGCAATCTTAGCAAGTAGAGCCGTAGTATAGCAACTTCCACACCCAACATCTAAGATATGACTATCTTCTTTTGGTTGCAATAGTTCTAACATGAAGGCTACAGTATAGGGTTGTGATATGGTTTGAGAGTTTCCTATAGGAAGGGGATAGTTTTGGTAAGCTTCTCTTTTGTATCCCTCTCTTACAAAATCAGTCCTGTCTATTGACCTGAATGCCTCTATTATTGCCGGTGTTTTAAGAATGCCTATGGATTTTTCGAGGTAATCTATAAGTTCATCATTTGTCTTCATATAATTAAGTTTAGCTTAAAAATTCATATGGTCAACGTTGATGTTTTGCAAAAACTGCATTATTATTGATTGTATTACAGATAAAGGAGGATATAAGATGAAAAGGGTAAAGATAGTGGCAACAGTTGGACCTTCTACTGACTCAGAAGAGGCTATAGAGGAGTTGATAAAGGCCGGGGTTGATGTTTTTAGACTGAATTTTTCTCATGGCGATCACGACACCCATAAGAAAACTATAGAGGCAATAAGAAAATGCTCAAAAAAGCTATCGAAACCCACTGCAATTTTGCAGGATATAAGCGGTCCGAAGATTCGTATAGGACAGATAAATGGGGTATTGGAGTTGAAGAAAGGGGATATATTGATACTTGCAAAGAAAAAGTTGAACAATGATAGATATACTGTATCTGTG comes from Hippea maritima DSM 10411 and encodes:
- a CDS encoding SDR family NAD(P)-dependent oxidoreductase, which produces MAYTLITGATDGVGLRATFELARRGENLIIHGRDEFKLKKTVEELKKMNPSVDVKTVLCDFSDLVQVKETFSKIKNENIRVLINNAGCFDSKGIITKDGFGLTYQVNHLSHFLLTHILLQSLIKNSPSKVIVISSMAHASSVDFKALEQKRFGYSYSAYSCSKLCNILFAFKFSKMLKDKGVSVNCLHPGVINTKLLMEGWGACGADISKAHQMLMYAYDLPEDINGEYLKDFSVSKATDFAYNEKNQDECYRISMKHLEAYLNLTNANP
- the pcm gene encoding protein-L-isoaspartate O-methyltransferase; the protein is MKTNDELIDYLEKSIGILKTPAIIEAFRSIDRTDFVREGYKREAYQNYPLPIGNSQTISQPYTVAFMLELLQPKEDSHILDVGCGSCYTTALLAKIAKKGKVVGVEIDKKLVEFCKSNLRKYDFNNIEIYNADKLPPTKSKFDRILVSAAAERLPEELLNALKEGGRMVIPVQSSIFLIEKQNNKIKMQEHYGFAFVRLR